One Hordeum vulgare subsp. vulgare chromosome 4H, MorexV3_pseudomolecules_assembly, whole genome shotgun sequence DNA window includes the following coding sequences:
- the LOC123448851 gene encoding kinesin-like protein KIN-14F, whose translation MAEAASLFSLSAAAVVEDVLREHGCRLSDRDLASRRTGEAAARRNEAAGWLRRTVGAVAGRDLPEEPSEEEFRLGLRNGQILCSALNRVHPGAVQKVVTADSVDGAALSAFQYFENVRNFLVAAQEIGLPCFEASDLEQGGKNARVVNCVLALKSYGDWKQCGGTGLWKYGGNLKPSASGKSLVRKNSEPFRRCQSTNEGEAPYEDAGFNGDAQLDCGDMSRSRPLKMLVSAVLSDKRPDEVPQLLESMLGKLVDEFENRLKSQNELVKAALKNGTDSTKCFSKSKVLVEATPNFSERKMDMPGIYSKHKQTKKETSGIVALKQHSILQQQSKHLEDLKANLQTTRAGMEFIQMKYSEDLNILGRHLFSLAHAASGYHKVLEENRKLYNQVQDLKGSIRVYCRIRPFLPGQVSSSTVGCIDDGNISIITPSKSGKEGRKSFSFNKVFGPSSTQDEVFLDTQPLIRSVLDGYNVCIFAYGQTGSGKTFTMSGPKNMTEQTQGVNYRALGDLFNLAEKRKGTFVYDIAVQMIEIYNEQVRDLLTSDGLNKRLEIRNNSQNGINVPDASLVRVASTMDVMELMNIGHRNRTVGATALNDRSSRSHSCLTVHVQGKDLTSGNIIRGCMHLVDLAGSERVDKSEVTGERLKEAQHINKSLSALGDVIASLAQKNAHVPYRNSKLTQLLQDSLGGQAKTLMFVHISPESDAVGETISTLKFAERVSTVELGAARLNKDSGEVKELKEQISRLKTALQMKDSGSEQNITRHSEALNTKTPSPVFTNRRQGSCDLLPGQANFRQPMEDVGNIEVRPNPTLRQKKPSFDLQDLLASNDSPSWPDSNSRVNFQMGEERETVCGDWVDKVVVNNNHSLGDWEGDNAALPDFFYQRYHSGLRDEQQRPRFCSTNTDDSDDIDVATSDSSESDALWQFNVSSINSSIIQSGSKIKKPQMKNREASDTRTPSHSQIPLASRKASNGQNRSGRQPLSGTDSRRLSSNGRHSGTK comes from the exons ATGGCGGAGGCGGCGTCGCTCTTCTCGCTCTCCGCGGCCGCCGTGGTGGAGGACGTGCTGAGGGAGCACGGCTGCCGCCTCAGCGACCGCGACCTCGCCTCGCGCAGGACGGGGGAAGCCG CGGCCAGGCGGAACGAGGCGGCGGGGTGGCTGCGCCGCACGGTGGGGGCCGTCGCCGGGCGGGACCTGCCGGAGGAGCCGTCGGAGGAGGAGTTCCGCCTCGGCCTCCGCAACGGCCAGATCCTCTGCAGCGCGCTCAACAGGGTCCACCCAGGCGCTGTCCAGAAG GTGGTCACGGCGGACTCGGTCGACGGCGCCGCGCTGTCGGCGTTCCAGTACTTCGAGAACGTGCGCAACTTCCTGGTGGCGGCGCAGGAGATCGGCTTGCCGTGCTTCGAGGCCTCCGATTTGGAGCAG GGAGGGAAGAACGCCAGGGTGGTGAACTGCGTGCTGGCATTGAAGTCGTACGGCGACTGGAAACAATGCGGGGGCACCGGGCTGTGGAAATACGGGGGGAACCTGAAACCGTCGGCCTCCGGCAAGTCCTTGGTGAGGAAGAACTCGGAGCCTTTCCGGCGGTGCCAATCAACGAACGAGGGGGAAGCGCCCTATGAGGATGCTGGATTCAATGGCGATGCTCAACTCGATTGCGGTGACATG TCGAGGTCACGTCCGCTGAAAATGCTGGTCAGCGCGGTTTTGTCAGACAAGAGGCCAGATGAAGTTCCGCAG CTCCTAGAGTCGATGCTGGGTAAACTCGTTGATGAATTCGAGAATCGCTTGAAGAGTCAAAATGAATTG GTGAAAGCGGCTCTGAAAAATGGTACAGACAGCACCAAATGCTTCTCGAAATCTAAGGTTCTGGTCGAGGCCACTCCTAATTTTAGTGAGAGAAAG ATGGATATGCCAGGGATTTACTCCAAGCataaacaaacaaaaaaagaaacatcagGGATAGTGGCACTGAAGCAACATTCAATTCTCCAACAGCAATCAAAGCATCTTGAG GATCTTAAGGCTAATCTTCAAACAACAAGAGCGGGTATGGAGTTTATACAAATGAAGTACTCTGAGGACCTCAACATATTAG GAAGGCATCTGTTTAGCCTTGCGCATGCTGCCTCCGGTTACCACAAAGTTCTTGAAGAAAATAGAAAACTGTACAATCAAGTGCAAGATCTTAAAG GTAGTATCAGAGTGTATTGTAGGATACGACCCTTTTTACCTGGACAAGTAAGTTCTTCCACTGTGGGCTGCATCGATGATGGAAATATTTCCATTATTACTCCCTCCAAATCTGGAAAGGAAGGCCGGAAATCGTTTAGTTTCAACAAGGTTTTCGGCCCATCTTCAACTCAAG ATGAGGTTTTCTTAGATACTCAGCCCCTTATTCGTTCTGTTCTTGATGGATACAACGTTTGTATCTTTGCATATGGCCAAACTGGATCAGGCAAGACATTCACAATG AGTGGACCCAAGAATATGACTGAGCAAACCCAAGGTGTAAACTATCGGGCACTTGGTGACCTATTTAATCTTGCtgaaaaaagaaaaggaaccTTTGTCTATGATATTGCTGTGCAAATGATCGAGATTTACAATGAACAAGTCAGGGATCTCCTCACCAGTGATGGTCTCAACAAAAG ATTAGAGATTCGGAATAATTCTCAAAATGGAATTAATGTGCCGGATGCAAGCCTTGTCCGTGTGGCGTCGACGATGGATGTAATGGAACTGATGAACATTGGACACAGGAATCGCACTGTGGGTGCCACTGCGTTGAACGACCGGAGTAGTCGTTCCCACAG TTGTTTAACTGTTCATGTCCAAGGAAAAGATTTGACATCAGGGAACATTATCCGTGGCTGCATGCATTTAGTTGATCTTGCGGGCAGCGAGCGGGTTGACAAGTCAGAGGTCACCGGAGAAAGGTTAAAAGAAGCACAGCATATTAACAAATCATTGTCAGCCTTAGGGGATGTAATTGCTTCTCTTGCCCAGAAGAATGCTCACGTACCCTACAGGAATAGTAAATTAACACAACTCCTCCAAGATTCTCTTG GAGGTCAGGCCAAAACCTTGATGTTTGTTCATATAAGCCCGGAAAGTGATGCTGTAGGAGAAACCATAAGCACCTTGAAGTTTGCCGAGCGTGTTTCTACAGTTGAACTTGGTGCTGCTCGACTTAATAAAGACTCCGGAGAAGTTAAAGAGCTCAAGGAGCAG ATTTCTCGACTCAAAACAGCATTACAAATGAAAGATTCAGGATCGGAGCAAAACATTACTCGCCACTCCGAGGCATTAAACACGAAGACACCTTCTCCTGTTTTTACAAATAGACGACAGGGCAGTTGTGATTTGCTGCCTGGCCAAGCTAACTTCAGGCAACCAATGGAGGATGTTGGAAACATAGAG GTTAGACCCAATCCTACATTGAGACAAAAGAAACCAAGCTTTGATCTTCAGGATTTATTAGCATCAAATGATTCTCCTTCGTGGCCAGATAGCAATTCAAGGGTGAATTTTCAGATGGGAGAAGAAAGGGAAACAGTTTGTGGGGACTGGGTAGATAAGGTTGTGGTGAACAACAATCACTCCCTTGGTGATTGGGAAGGAGACAACGCAGCTCTTCCTGACTTCTTTTACCAAAGATACCATTCAGGTTTGAGAGATGAGCAGCAAAGACCTCGGTTTTGCTCAACAAATACCGATGATTCTGATGATATTGACGTTGCAACGAGTGATTCCTCAGAATCAGATGCACTTTGGCAGTTCAATGTTTCAAGCATAAACAGTTCAATTATTCAAAGTGGGTCAAAGATAAAGAAGCCACAAATGAAAAATAGGGAGGCCTCAGATACAAG gacaccaagtcattcccaaataCCATTGGCGTCGAGAAAAGCCTCAAATGGACAAAACAGATCTGGAAGGCAACCTTTAAGTGGTACCGATAGCAGAAGGCTTTCATCAAATGGTAGACACTCTGGTACGAAGTAG